From a region of the Phaseolus vulgaris cultivar G19833 chromosome 6, P. vulgaris v2.0, whole genome shotgun sequence genome:
- the LOC137833363 gene encoding uncharacterized protein, which yields MACRPHTPPPPVDMLNLARAIEIMATTLQQQSATMARQLQVALHQLETTRLAAEVSQLHQQPHTFDLEDFMRHNPPKFNGKVNSYEADQWVKDIERIFEATQCPEERKLSYAIYVLTEEVEFWWIGVKQTMEDRGENATWENFKVRFMEEYFPDSTTTEAWRCRNFEFGLKQELKEVEIPMSIREFPTLLEKAKVVESLKSSSRAIRPQMVGGTSRSTPRYEDKKKPYSIPQSFKSGRPTSQWLPNVNCFRCGGEHIVKLCHHPMPNVTCDRCHRYGHATKDCRAILVTPNNTGVQ from the exons ATGGCATGTAGACCACAtactcctcctccaccagtagATATGCTCAACTTAGCTCGAGCAATAGAGATTATGGCAACAACCTTGCAACAACAAAGTGCTACCATGGCACGACAACTTCAGGTcgcccttcatcaattagaaacaaCTAGATTAGCAGCAGAAGTGTCTCagcttcatcaacaaccccatacCTTTGATCTGGAGGATTTTATGAGACACAATCCACCAAAATTTAATGGGAAGGTAAATTCATATGAAGCAGACCAGTGGGTGAAagacatagaaagaatctttgaagctactcaatgtcctgaagagagaaagttatcaTATGCCATTTATGTACTAACTGAAGAAGTTGAATTTTGGTGGATAGGTGTGAAGCAAACGATGGAAGACAGAGGAGAAAATGCCACttgggagaacttcaaagtaagattTATGGAGGAGTATTTTCCTGATAGT ACCACGACTGAGGCATGGAGATGTAGAAATTTTGAGTTTGGGTTGAAGCAAGAGCTTAAAGAAGTGGAGATTCCTATGTCCATTAGAGAATTCCCTACTTTATTGGAGAAGGCAAAGGTGGTGGAAAGTTTGAAGAGTAGTAGTAGAGCTATTAGGCCACAAATGGTAGGAGGAACTTCTAGAAGCACACCCAGATATGAAGATAAAAAGAAGCCTTATTCCATACCTCAATCCTTCAAGAGTGGAAGGCCTACTTCTCAGTGGCTACCAAATGTCAACTGCTTTAGATGTGGTGGGGAACACATAGTGAAATTGTGTCATCATCCAATGCCAAACGTTACATGTGATAGATGCCATAGATATGGTCATGCTACAAAGGACTGTCGTGCCATACTAGTGACCCCAAATAATACTGGAGTGCagtag